Genomic window (Octopus bimaculoides isolate UCB-OBI-ISO-001 chromosome 28, ASM119413v2, whole genome shotgun sequence):
ctggcacatgaaaagtcattcgagcgagatcattgccagtgccgctggactgtgcaggtggcacgtaatacaccattttgagtgtggccgttgccagtaccgcctgactggccttcgagacagtggcacataaaaccacgcactacactctcagagtggttggcgttaggaagggcatccagctgtagaaactctgccagatcaaattggaacctggtgtagccatctggttcaccagtcctcagtcaaatcgtccagcccatgctagcatggaaagcggacgttaaacgaggatgatgatgttcTTTACCTGCGAGGAACCCAGCggaacttcctctccaccttatttcctggatgcagcacaaatctacacacctacattcaagcatctcaacaatcacatcagacctacctttcaatatgTCAACTTTGAGGGTGTGGGTTGGCAAGACCTGGATGGGAGACAGCAGCAttataaatctgaaaagaaatcTTGCATTTGGTAGATCTTGTAAGCATGCAATAACCATTAAGCTGCATGCACTGTGCCATCATTTTATTTGCTACATAATCACTACATTCAATAGGAGAAAGATGCAAGGTAGGGATGGAGGAAGAAGGCAGGTGGGGAGGCATTCCAtacagcaggggttttcaaactttttgacttgcggaccccattatatttcaggctttaccttaaggacccccttataaacacttatgaaatttatacataaatatttgcttaaaataacatatatttttacatttatttatttaacagtatttaacaaataggtttattgtcaattaaaaaacatataaaatcaaattgcccataaaaagtatttgctgtccacagcccccctgtcttgtcctttgATAACCCCTGCCATACAGTAATCCATTGGAGGTACTCAGGAGAAAGACATCCGGTGGAGGTCAGAGCATAAAGACTTCTGGTATAGGTGGTGCGGGTGGAAACATCTTGACTATGATGCTGTTACACCAAGCATTGGTTATACCATCCTGGACAACCTTATTAATTAAATGGTGACAAGGCTGTATCCTAATATGCATTTTAGAAGTAATTCCTGATGGACAAGGGGCTTTCGCAGTCTTTGAATTCTTAACTGCCACCAATAAGAATGGCTGGACCCTCTCATGTTCACATTAGGACAGCTTTCTcacatttagtagcctttcatatTTGCACTTCCATGCCTGTCTCTTTTTTACAATCAGTGAATGCAAGTCTGcaattattcatctgcacacaCATCCCAAACTTCAATTCCTGCAAACCAGAATATCAGAACACTTCATAAATTTGATGAAACTGTGAAATATCAGCatacttcttttctgttttttccctTTGCTAAATAGAGTTGTTTCCTAGCTTCTCTTCCAGCTACCAGCTGTTCCCATTCTTCCAAACATTCCCAGAATGCCTCTTTGCTTTTAGTGCTAAGTACACTTCCCTGTTCCACCATCACGTCACCCTTCACCTGCCTGGGATTTTGGACCAGCTACAGATTTGTTCAGCAGCTCTACACAGGTTGTCTCCTAAGAGCTTCCAGTTgccctatatattatatatctccaCTTTCTCCTTTTTGTTAAAGGCTGTAATTAGTACACACATCTCCAACTATTTTAAGGATCCTTAAGTTCCTAAGATTTCCTCTTCCAGATTGGTCAAAATCTCTCACATTTTGTCACTTCAAGTCTCATCTCAAATCACTAAACGCTAACCTAAGTTGTGAAGTCCATTCTTTGCCAGGGAATGACTTTGCATTCAGAAATATCTGCCTATCCAGCTTTCTACTTAGCATGTAGTCAATCTGACTTGTGTGTCACCAGATTCATAAGTGATCAATTGGGTGGTAGGTTTCCCTAAGTTCTGAAgttaatattaacaaaaacagGATGAGATTGTGAATAAAAATAACCTTCAAAatgctttttttcaattttaagaaAGTAATTCTAATCTGGACCCTTGAAAACTTATCTCTGCAAAGATTAATTTAAAGAAACTATTCTTCAGACAATAACGGGGAAATCAATCTGGTGTAGGGCACTAAACTATACTTATGCCTCATGTTCTTCCTTCGTGGTCTCTTCTGTTTTGTATTAGGAGGTCATTGTTTATGTACATAACTGACATTCCTGTGAAAAAGTCATAACTTgtgttattatataaaatatttaataaatgaaatgtttaaaagacaataaacaataaatgtaCTGTGCAGGATGCAATATTCAAGAAAGAATAATGTGTGGAGTTGTCAGTAGGAGGAGTTTTGGCATAGAGGTCCTTGCGTCacagaaaaaaaggggaaaattacaggaacaaaataaaataaatctaaaaactTTTGGAAATACTTTAATTTCAATTGCATAAatcaagaatattaaaaatatagcaAACAAGAAACtacccttttcctttctttcctgtatgaatatatttgtgctttGTTAAGTcacaattttgagagaatgatttaccacagatatcacttTGATATGGCTTccctcctgtatgaatacgtctgtgctTTGCTAAGCCCCAAttgtcagagaatgatttaccacagatatcacagagatatggtttctctcctgtatgaatagatttgtgtctagttaatttactactttcagagaatgatttaccacaaatatcacaatgatatggtttctctcctgtgtgaatacgtttgtgtctagttaactCGCTATTTTgatagaatgatttaccacagatattacaatgataagGTTTCTCTGCAGTATGAATAGATTTGTGTCTAGTCAAAGTACTACtgagagagaatgatttaccacatatatcacaatgatatggtttctctcctgtatgagtacgtttgtgtctagttaatgtattactttcagaaaataatttaccacatatatcacaatgatagggtttctctcctgtatgaatatatttgtgttctcttaatttattattttgagggaatgatttaccacagatatcacaacaaaatggtttctctcctgtatgaaaatatttgtggTTTGTTAAGCTATTATTctgagagaacgatttaccacaaatatcacaatgatacggtttctcccctgtatgaatacgttcatGTGTAGTTAGGGTACTATtatgagagaatgttttaccacatatctcacagtgatatggtttctctcctgtatgaatacgttcatGTGTAGTTAAGATACTATTACAAGAGAAAGATTTCAAGCAGACgctacaatgatatggtttctctcctgtatgagtacgtttgtgtttcATTAAGTTACCATTTTtggggaatgatttaccacagatatcacaatgatatggtttctttcctgtatgaaaatatttgtggTTTGTTAAGTTATCATTctgagagaacgatttaccacagatatcacagtaatacggtttctctcctgtatgaatatgtttatgtgtagtcaagttactattttgagagaatgatttaccacatatctcacagtgatatggtttctctcctgtatgaatacgttcatGTGTAGTTAAGATACTATTACAAGAGAAAGATTTCAAGCAGACactacaatgatatggtttctctcctgtatgagtatgtttgtgtttcattAAGTTACCATTTTgggggaatgatttaccacagatatcacaatgatatggtttctctcctgtatgaacacgcctGTGCTTTGCTAAGACACTAttgtcagagaatgatttaccacaaatatcacagtgataaggtttctcacctgtatgaatacgtttgtgtctagttaagactttattttgagagaaagatttaccacagatatcacacggatgtggtttctctcctgaatgaatacgtttgtgcataAGCAGGTTACTTTTTTGGTAGAAGGACCTTGTACAGATAACACAGTCGAATGATCTTGTCTCTTTTACCATGTGTCCAGGGGAAATCAGTTGtctatttttctcactcttttccattACTTTTCCTCTCAAatcccagtttatatattttttcttacttttgtCTTCTACTTTATTCCTTACAAACACTTCTAGTGTTGTATTTCTGTCCAGTGTTACCTTTGTTTAGCaacatttacacaaatttatCTAACTTTAATTAGCACACAAGCTCTTCTTGACACTCCAGTCAGTGACGTTCGCAAGTTTTGCTTATAATATTATTTCAGAAGAAATGTTTCATAGGAATTCCTCCACAGATTTGTAGAAACAATCTGATACATctgttttgtataatattttcctttagtCTTTAAAACATGGTAGATATTGAGGATGTTTCTTCTGTTACATCGATGTTCTGAAATTAGAGAAAAACAACAGTGTAAGATGTAGAGGCTACTTAAAACATACAGATTCATTTCTGTTGAGATAAATGGTAGAGACAAACATTTACCTTAACATCTGAGCTGGATTCCAACAGCTccgtaaagaagtgccaatctctcaaagtaaatggaacatgtggaagtgggATGCCTAGAAAGACATGGCATGAAGTGCTGAAGAGCAAACTCAGGATGCTGAACCATTCATGTGATATGAGAAAGGACCAAAATGTCTGGTACCTTGCTATATCCAAGAAGACCTGCACTCCATTACAGAAgtgttaaaacttgtctctctGGTGGCAAAAAGCCCAGTATCATGTGAAAGTGCTGCAAATTAGAGTATGTGTGTTTCCATGTAAAAGTGCATGTGTAattccacataaaagcaccctgaacactctgtgaagtggttggcaccaggaagggcatctagctctAGAATTTATGagaaatcagactggagtctgctgcagctctggtcaaattggtttgtaaaatttcaaattttcgaaaaagaaaaaaaatatatatatataaacaatatatgagtatatgcatatatatgtatatgtatgtacataccttcgtctacatgtacatatagatacatatctgggtacatgacgttgcaaaaaaaacatggacaaaatgataaacaaggtacaaaaaaacaagcaggccacatagagaacatatacttcatcagctgccaccattaaaacactggcgtttcgaagagttagggcaggacacatcgttaaaacggctcttcccacgaacataaattaaatttgtgCCATGgaggacagaaaacaagacaggaaaatgaaacggtgaaataaacaaacaaaaaagctgtacagccagacgtggagaagtgtgtgtatattgaacgctgtgaagcaagaactggagaggcgaaggacgagcaacgagagatagagagagagagagatagtagcgacagggatatatatatatatatatatatacactttcttttttgaaaatatgaagttttacaaaccattttttttttcagaacctTAATCTTCGTATTTNNNNNNNNNNNNNNNNNNNNNNNCGTATTTCGCGAAGAAAAAAATTTCCgggaaaagtgaaaaataaggAGGGAGGGGTGAAGGGGAGgggatttaaattttgaaaatgcgattctttgaaaaaaaaaaattttttttttttccagaatcggatcctccataaccaaaaacgtgggattccgtaaaaatatcaatatatatccatttgaccggaagttatgagggaaaaatcggatcttgtgaattttccgaaagtctcCTCCCCCCCGGATCGTTAGCGCgcattttttgtttcatattcgttttcccCATACTTGTTAACACCCTCCAGGctgattaatttttgtttttgttctcggGTGAGGATCTTTATATTGACCGAAATCTGTAGCTATGcctaaaagaatattgttttctaAACATTTCAGTGGTTGGAGCGtttcttcagaatattttttaagctaaagaaaaacaacatgcCAACGGCGGTGAGTGGAGAAAGTAGCCTCCATAGCtaaatatagcagctaaatcccaCATAAATCAGACATCTGTCttccatagctagaaatagcCAACTCCCGCACAAATCATAGACATCAGTCTTCCAAAGTTAGAGATGGCAGCCAAATTCCACACAAATGAAGGTCATCTATCGTTCATAAACTATAGAGGAAAGACAAAGAATTAACGCGCAAAAAAACTGAACGTCTACagatttaaaaacattaaatgcTTTCCTTGTTAAATACTTACGGAAATGCTTCGTAAAGGAtagtattgttatatatgtatgtatctggtaGTTGAGAAATGCATTATAAATACGTTTTATaagtattataaatgtataatcaGCTGATTAAGAGAAATTCATGTACAATACAATTAACTGCACGTCAACATCGAGATGTATGTTCAATGCACATGCGTAGTTCCTGTCATATTTAAGGCAGCTAAGACTAATTGTCTCCCTTTGTGCACGAAATATtcttttcccacgagagttctgaTATCCAGTAGTGAACTCGTTTGTTAACTTGACatggtcaaggtgagctctggtAAACTTAAGACGAAGAACGGTatttgtaagtcgaccgatcgccaaattatgcctgattttagaaggagacgagtaattagatagatttgcatctatacctattatcgaattttgttagggccccatatggtaaagatgcgGATGGAAGACATGTGGgcagagggtgatgtgctagcaactctctccccttactgttttactaAGTAAATAACTACGCAGAaccagccatggttgaaacaacaGCAAGCATTcttggtagagatggactatatgtaatctgaaccccccccccttatttattaattttttttacagaatcccacgttttaggctatggagattccgattctgaaaaaaaaaattttgaaaaatttcaatccccccccccaccaagcaggctatttacatgctagaaataacagccaaatctcacaaaactagtgttagggttaggataaaagaagcatggtcattccttacccaaatGACTGTCTCGTCGCCTGTTATGTGCTCATAAAtcagtttgatagttgagctctgattatGTGTGCAAATAAGTTCATAACTGGGTTTTATAGAAGATCCCATATATCATGGTgagagaaacaaattcataaatgcgGTGTTGGATATGGATTTACTATGGAAAAAAGttaagggcgatttagctgttgtttttaacaCATCTATACCACTGGGATCCTTTTCAAAACCTTTTTCTATTACTCAAACGAAAGATAAAtgaatccaattttttttttatttccgatCTTATTTCCATTACACTCGagcaaagaaataatttattaagttCTTTCTCTTCGAAATTCCACTCCCCATCCCCTCGGAaaaaaattttccccacaaatttctttgtaaccGTAATCTATGTCGTTTGAAAACtagtaatataaaaagaaatccattTTCCTAAAACGTACGAGAGataaaatcggatcttgtgaatttccCTAAAGTTCTCTTCTCACATCCCAGTTCGTTagagcaaatttttgttttcatattcgttttctacacattttttaatgttcttttttgttttgatggCCAGTCGTTAAAGTAAACATAACCAATTGATGTGTTGAAACACATTTTGCTGTATCTGGAGAGAGTCGTATTGTCTTTTATCTAACACATTCAccggttcagtttccactcattatttatatccttttcttttccattgacaaagttgcaaatgcaatgaaaatgttggaaaagaaaaacaagaaatatacgTAATAAACGAGTTGTAATTGACCCGTTGTCTTAAGTGACAAGGCAATAGCAACTCTCCCAGAGACAGCAAATTGAATCATAGTGAAACATAAAAGGGAGATAAGCGAGAGTAAATATTTGCGAGGGGACCTACGCATGCGCATTGAATGCGTTTTGATATCCGGTTAAATGTCTTGTCaatgaatttcttttaataaGCAGATCGATCATATGCTCTCAACTAccagatacatatataacaaaactaTCCTTTATGAAATCTTTCCGTAAGTATTGAACAATTCTATTACTTTGTGCTTTTTGTGTTGGTCGTGGGTGGGTTGTTAGGGGATTGtttaactgggttttttttctgttgtgtgtTTTTATAAAACACCTTGTTGTCTGTGTTTGGCAGACTTCGTGAACGTTGTTCCCCTCTATGAAAAGgggaattaattattttattattattatcgtcaacTGTGGGATTTATCCCAAAAGTAATGTATTGCACCTCTGTAGTGGTGCTCTGTGAGGTCACGAGCAGGGTGGTCTACctaacccagacctggtctggaCGATGTCTATCTCTGAAAGGGAGGGTGGAGGttgaaaatatattcatcgcATCTGTCATCATCTACCGCCTAACCATCGTGACTTGTCCCGATTCATGGCTAATCAAGATGGAACGACTGCTCTTCTGCCTGTGGATAGGCAAAGGACCTATTGTAAGGCGCTCTATCTGTTGCCAACAACCGCTAAAGTGTGGGCTAGCGATgccgtggctaatgatgcgcagacatttGCTGAGGCTAAGTCGTctctggctttacctggatgCTGAACAGGTGTGGTCTTCGTTTGTCAAACTATTGCTTCCTAGGTTCACTAGTTTTAGTGAACTAGAACCGTGGATCAGACGTAGAGCAAAGCTGGGTGTTTTGCAGGCCGAGTGTCACAAGGCTCTCATGCTCTGCTGGCGCACGGGCAATGTTGGCAGCGTGGGTTCTACCTCGTCATTTTATAGAGGGTTAGTAGAAgcagggtgcttttatgtggcacttcaCATGCACTTTtacacggaaacacacatactTTAATGTGGTAGTACTTTTACATGATACCACACAGATGCTTTGATGAGGAATGGATACAAGTGCTTTGCGCCACCAGAGGGACGACTCTTAACACATTTGTAATGGAGTGTGGCTCTTGGGTATAGCAAGGTGAAATGGGTCCATTGTCATATCACATGAGCAGTTCAGCATCCATACCATGTCTTTCTTGGTGTTCCATCTACTTTgtgagattggcacttctttatggagctgttgtCATCCAGCTCAGATGTTAAGGTAAAAGTTTATTTCTACCATTTATCTCATTAGAaatgaatttgtatttttttaaataacctcAACATTTTACACTGATGTTTCTCTAATTTCAGAACAGAAGAATCATCTACAACATCTGCAATCTTTTAAACACTAAAGGAGAGTTAAGAAGAGCCCGTGTGCTGATTGAAGTTGGATAAATATATGTAGGCTTTGCTAAATGAAGGTAACACTGGACAGAAATACAgcagtatataaaaacaaaagcaagaaaaatatatcaaCTGGATTTGAGAGGAAAAGTaatggaaaagagtgagaaaaaaatgCAATTGATTTCCCCTGAATCCATGAAAAAACAGAGGAGatcatatgactgtgatatctgtacaAAGTCCTTTCTTCAAAAAAGTAACCTCTttaagcacaaacgtattcacacaggagagaaaccgtatcattgtgatatctgtggtaaatcgttctctcatAATAGTATCTTAATTACACATGAACGTatgcatacaggagagagaccatatcattgtgagatctgtggtgaatcattctctcaTAATAGTACCTTAATTACACATGAACGTatgcatacaggagagaagccatatcactgtgatatctgtgataaatcattttctcaaagtaATGCCTTAAtgaaacataaacatattcatacaggagagaagccgtaTTATTGTGAtgcctgtggtaaatcattctctcaaagtagtacTTTGACtagacacagacgtattcatacaggagaaaaaccatatcgttgtgatatctgtggtaaatcattctctgaaagtggtACTTTGACTAGACACNNNNNNNNNNTGACtagacacagacgtattcatacaggagaaaaaccatatcgttgtgatatctgtggtaaatcattctctgaaagtggtACTTTGACTAGACACAAAcccattcatacaggagagaaaccataccactgtgatatttgtagtaaatCATTTGCTGAGAATAGTGCCTTAGCAAAGCACAGAcgtagtcatacaggagagaaaccatat
Coding sequences:
- the LOC106874809 gene encoding zinc finger protein 91, translating into MEKSEKNRQLISPGHMVKETRSFDCVICTRSFYQKSNLLMHKRIHSGEKPHPCDICGKSFSQNKVLTRHKRIHTGEKPYHCDICGKSFSDNSVLAKHRRVHTGEKPYHCDICGKSFPQNGNLMKHKHTHTGEKPYHCSVCLKSFSCNSILTTHERIHTGEKPYHCEICGKSFSQNSNLTTHKHIHTGEKPYYCDICGKSFSQNDNLTNHKYFHTGKKPYHCDICGKSFPKNGNLMKHKRTHTGEKPYHCSVCLKSFSCNSILTTHERIHTGEKPYHCEICGKTFSHNSTLTTHERIHTGEKPYHCDICGKSFSQNNSLTNHKYFHTGEKPFCCDICGKSFPQNNKLREHKYIHTGEKPYHCDICGKLFSESNTLTRHKRTHTGEKPYHCDICGKSFSLSSTLTRHKSIHTAEKPYHCNICGKSFYQNSELTRHKRIHTGEKPYHCDICGKSFSESSNLVMHKRIHTGEKPYHCDICGKSFSQRIHLAGHKRIHTGEKPYHCDICGKSFSHNSILIKHKRIHTGEKPYHCDICGKSFSQSIHLTKHRRIHTGEKPYHCDICDKPFSENTALTKHSRVHSGEKPYHCDICGKSFSQNSVLTRHKHIHTGEKSYHCDICSKSFSDNSDLTKHKRTHTGEKPYHCDICGESFSHNSILTTHKRIHTGEKPYHCDICGKSFSANSGLAKHRRIHTGEKPYHCDVCGKSFSRNSTVITRKRTHTGEKPYHCDVCGKSFSNNSHLTKHKLIHTGEKQYNCDICGKSYYQNSSLTKHKLIHTGEKPHHCDICGKSFSQNFDLTHHKYIHTGERPYHCDICGKTFSQNSSLMKHKRIHTGEKPYHCDICGKSFSQDGNLMKHKYIHTGEKRHHCDICGKSFSESGTLTRHKSIHTGEKGKR
- the LOC106874808 gene encoding zinc finger protein 239; translated protein: MEKSEKKMQLISPESMKKQRRSYDCDICTKSFLQKSNLFKHKRIHTGEKPYHCDICGKSFSHNSILITHERMHTGERPYHCEICGESFSHNSTLITHERMHTGEKPYHCDICDKSFSQSNALMKHKHIHTGEKPYYCDACGKSFSQSSTLTRHRRIHTGEKPYRCDICGKSFSESGTLTRHXXXXTRHRRIHTGEKPYRCDICGKSFSESGTLTRHKPIHTGEKPYHCDICSKSFAENSALAKHRRSHTGEKPYHCDICGKSFSQSWYLPKHKYIHTRKKGEK